Proteins co-encoded in one Sulfurimonas sp. HSL1-2 genomic window:
- a CDS encoding efflux transporter outer membrane subunit translates to MNAHKLLSLAAALWLLGGCSMAPKLTVTPPELPEQSTASADTNASTLGATWWKAFNDETLDALVEEALQNNDDLKIAASRVDQAAASLGFSRAERYPTLDGGASAYRQKTSGETLSPFSGFIYNSYDLSVTAAYELDFWGKYKNLEAAARGQLIATEADRETVRIGLIAGVAELYFNLVSLRRQIIVTEETVEAFKESYEYRARQFQHGAIDELTLQQSHALYATAKVSLASLREEHALAENAMGILLGRSPKALLEAAYDTVSMLPEPQSVPADLTSSLLERRPDVLAAESRLRTANATIGVAKAAYFPTISLTGTAGYSSSELDNLLNASAQMWGLGAALYVPLFDFGRIGNSVREAEAKKDEAVTLYAQTVKVAFKEVYDALAKIRAADEKLTAQEEANTALEKVLSLSQRRFDSGYGTYLEVIDAKRLLLASRLNLVQLSAARITNQISLYKALGGGWERARP, encoded by the coding sequence ATGAACGCGCATAAGCTCCTCTCCCTCGCGGCGGCCCTCTGGCTGCTCGGCGGCTGTTCCATGGCGCCGAAGCTCACCGTCACGCCGCCCGAACTGCCGGAACAAAGCACGGCTTCGGCCGACACCAATGCCAGCACGCTCGGTGCGACGTGGTGGAAAGCCTTCAACGACGAGACGCTCGATGCCCTGGTCGAAGAGGCGCTGCAAAACAACGACGACCTGAAAATCGCCGCGAGCCGTGTCGACCAGGCGGCGGCATCGCTCGGCTTCAGCCGTGCCGAACGCTACCCGACCCTCGACGGCGGGGCATCGGCATACCGGCAGAAGACCAGCGGGGAGACGCTCTCGCCCTTCTCCGGGTTTATCTACAACAGTTACGACCTCTCCGTCACGGCGGCCTACGAGCTGGACTTCTGGGGCAAATACAAAAACCTCGAAGCGGCGGCGCGCGGGCAGCTGATCGCGACCGAAGCCGACCGGGAAACCGTGCGGATCGGCCTCATTGCCGGCGTCGCGGAGCTCTACTTCAACCTCGTCTCCCTGCGGCGTCAGATCATCGTCACCGAAGAGACGGTTGAAGCTTTCAAAGAGAGTTACGAGTACCGTGCGCGCCAGTTCCAGCACGGTGCGATCGACGAGCTCACCTTGCAGCAGTCCCATGCGCTCTATGCGACGGCGAAGGTCTCCCTTGCTTCCCTGCGCGAGGAGCATGCCCTCGCCGAAAACGCGATGGGCATCCTGCTGGGTCGTTCGCCGAAAGCCCTGCTCGAAGCGGCCTATGACACGGTGAGCATGCTGCCCGAACCGCAGTCTGTTCCGGCCGACCTCACCTCGAGCCTGCTTGAGCGCCGCCCCGACGTCCTGGCCGCCGAATCGCGCCTGCGCACGGCCAACGCGACGATCGGCGTGGCGAAGGCCGCCTATTTCCCGACCATTTCACTGACCGGCACCGCCGGCTACAGCAGCAGCGAGCTGGACAACCTCCTCAACGCCTCCGCCCAGATGTGGGGCCTCGGCGCCGCGCTCTACGTTCCCCTGTTCGATTTCGGGCGGATCGGGAACAGCGTCAGGGAGGCGGAAGCGAAGAAGGATGAAGCCGTCACGCTCTATGCGCAGACGGTAAAGGTGGCGTTCAAAGAGGTGTATGATGCGCTGGCGAAGATCCGCGCGGCCGATGAGAAGCTCACCGCGCAGGAGGAGGCGAATACGGCGCTGGAAAAAGTCCTGAGCCTCTCACAGCGCCGCTTCGACAGCGGGTACGGAACCTACCTGGAAGTCATCGACGCCAAGCGGCTCCTGCTTGCGTCGCGGCTGAACCTCGTGCAGCTGAGTGCCGCCCGGATCACGAACCAGATCTCGCTCTACAAAGCCTTGGGGGGCGGATGGGAGCGTGCCCGCCCCTAA
- a CDS encoding DUF2628 domain-containing protein, whose product MENQPNTPASETAEPSETAEHTTAVASQYEDAMLDAFVQKPEKFAWYKRTFAKFNQNGVDSFAWSWSWWAFFVTFWFLLYRKSYLAALGYFGAAVVFSLLPLGLIGSLIFMVLAGGTAPYFVYKTYKELKLKAEAASEDSDARVAAMKQLGGYHTWVVVVAAIINVLMLIGVVIGFVALGVVLSQQQ is encoded by the coding sequence ATGGAAAACCAACCGAATACGCCGGCGTCAGAAACGGCAGAGCCGTCCGAAACGGCTGAACACACTACGGCAGTAGCGTCACAATACGAGGACGCGATGCTCGACGCGTTCGTACAGAAACCCGAGAAGTTCGCATGGTACAAGCGTACCTTCGCCAAGTTCAACCAGAACGGTGTCGACAGTTTCGCCTGGAGCTGGTCCTGGTGGGCCTTCTTCGTGACCTTCTGGTTCCTGCTCTACCGCAAATCCTATCTGGCGGCGCTGGGCTATTTCGGTGCGGCGGTCGTCTTTTCGCTCCTGCCGCTCGGGCTCATCGGTTCGCTGATCTTCATGGTCCTGGCGGGTGGTACCGCTCCCTATTTCGTCTACAAGACCTACAAAGAGCTGAAACTGAAGGCGGAAGCCGCCTCAGAGGATTCGGACGCGCGTGTAGCGGCAATGAAACAGCTCGGCGGGTACCATACCTGGGTCGTCGTCGTCGCCGCGATCATCAATGTGCTGATGCTCATCGGCGTCGTAATCGGTTTCGTAGCGCTCGGCGTCGTCCTCAGTCAGCAGCAGTAA
- the nifK gene encoding nitrogenase molybdenum-iron protein subunit beta produces MQNVDKIDNGKNLFQHPEYRDVLANKKQFEGAWGAIDKEKVAEIAEWTTTWDYREKNLQRQAITVNPAKACQPLGAVMVALGFENCMPYVHGSHGCVAYFRSYFTRHFKEPTPCVSDSMTEDAAVFGGLANMKDGLKNCAAVYKPDMIMVSTTCMAEVIGDDLFAFITAAKEEDGGVDLPESFPIPYAHTPSFVGSHITGYDNMMHGTMQQLTEDQKGETKERINIIPGFETYIGSLRAVKTIVEKMGADYIMLGDHSDQWDMPAGEYHMFAGGTKLEDAKDCINSKATISLQKYATPKTMKMVEKRWKQKGSTTCNPIGLKGTDEFIMKLAELTGNEIPKELKVERQRLVDAMQDSYPYMHGKKFAIWGDPDFLIGVVSFLLEMGAEPTHVLCHNAPRGWEEEMRALLDTSPAKDTLNVWAGKDLWHMRSFLFTEPVDFMIGNSYGKELMRDTGTPLIYMGFPIFDRHHLHRYSLSGYEGALNMLTQITNKVLDQLDEETKGIATTDYFFDLIR; encoded by the coding sequence ATGCAGAACGTAGATAAAATCGACAACGGTAAAAACCTCTTCCAGCATCCTGAGTACCGGGATGTCCTGGCAAACAAAAAACAGTTCGAGGGTGCCTGGGGCGCCATCGACAAAGAAAAAGTCGCTGAAATCGCTGAGTGGACGACGACGTGGGATTACCGCGAAAAGAACCTGCAGCGCCAGGCGATCACTGTCAACCCGGCAAAAGCATGTCAGCCCCTCGGTGCTGTCATGGTCGCTCTCGGTTTCGAGAACTGTATGCCGTACGTTCACGGTTCACACGGTTGTGTTGCTTACTTCCGTTCTTACTTTACGCGCCACTTCAAAGAGCCGACACCTTGTGTTTCCGACTCTATGACAGAAGACGCGGCGGTATTCGGCGGTCTTGCCAACATGAAAGACGGTCTGAAAAACTGTGCAGCGGTTTACAAGCCGGACATGATCATGGTTTCCACGACATGTATGGCAGAAGTCATCGGTGACGACCTCTTTGCATTCATCACGGCTGCGAAAGAGGAAGACGGCGGCGTTGACCTTCCGGAATCTTTCCCGATCCCGTATGCACACACTCCGTCATTCGTCGGTAGCCACATCACCGGTTACGACAACATGATGCACGGTACGATGCAGCAACTGACTGAAGACCAAAAAGGTGAGACGAAAGAGCGCATCAACATCATCCCGGGCTTCGAAACCTACATCGGTTCACTCCGTGCGGTTAAGACGATCGTTGAGAAGATGGGTGCAGACTACATCATGCTCGGCGACCACTCTGACCAGTGGGACATGCCTGCAGGTGAATACCACATGTTCGCCGGCGGTACGAAGCTTGAAGACGCTAAAGACTGTATCAACTCTAAAGCGACGATCTCTCTGCAGAAATACGCTACGCCGAAAACCATGAAAATGGTCGAGAAGCGCTGGAAGCAGAAAGGCAGCACAACGTGTAACCCGATCGGTCTGAAAGGCACTGACGAGTTCATCATGAAGCTTGCCGAACTGACTGGTAACGAGATCCCGAAAGAGCTGAAAGTAGAGCGCCAGCGCCTGGTCGATGCTATGCAGGACTCCTACCCGTACATGCACGGTAAGAAATTCGCGATCTGGGGCGACCCTGACTTCCTGATCGGTGTTGTTTCCTTCCTGCTCGAAATGGGTGCGGAACCGACACACGTACTGTGCCACAATGCACCGCGCGGCTGGGAAGAAGAGATGCGTGCGCTTCTCGACACGTCACCGGCAAAAGACACCCTGAACGTCTGGGCAGGCAAAGACCTGTGGCACATGCGTTCATTCCTCTTTACTGAGCCTGTCGATTTCATGATCGGTAACTCTTACGGTAAAGAACTGATGCGTGATACGGGTACTCCGCTCATCTACATGGGCTTCCCGATCTTTGACCGTCACCACCTGCACCGCTACTCTCTGAGCGGTTACGAAGGTGCGCTCAACATGCTCACTCAGATCACGAACAAAGTTCTTGATCAGCTCGACGAAGAGACGAAGGGTATCGCTACGACGGACTACTTCTTCGACCTTATCCGCTAA
- the nifD gene encoding nitrogenase molybdenum-iron protein alpha chain has product MGPESLEAKQKAAIEEVLKAYPAKAAKNRAKHLGVGSPEDESQKTCGNVRSNKKTVPGVMSQRGCAYAGSKGVVWGPVKDMVHISHGPIGCGQYSRAGRRNYYIGTTGVDTFVTMNFSSDFQEKDIVFGGDKKLAVCFEEIDALFPLNNGITVQSECPIGLIGDDINATSKVYAKKTGNTIVPVNCEGFRGVSQSLGHHIANDTVRDYVFDGNVETLGEAIEPTEYDVAIIGDYNIGGDAWSSRILLEEMGLRVTAQWSGDATLKEMAQTPKVKLNLLHCYRSMNYISRHMEKEFGIPWVEYNFFGPTQTYKSLRKIAAFFDEKIQAKCEEVIAKYEPMINAVVDKYKPRLEGKQVMLFVGGLRPRHVIGAYEDLGMEVIGTGYEFAHDDDYKRTKDEIMRSTVIYDDVNEYELEAFVKKLEPDLVASGIKEKYVFQKMGLPYRQMHSWDYSGPYHGFDGFAIFAADMDLAINSPVWGYSKAPWETEGEA; this is encoded by the coding sequence ATGGGTCCAGAATCATTGGAAGCAAAACAAAAAGCAGCGATCGAAGAGGTACTCAAAGCGTACCCGGCAAAAGCTGCGAAAAACCGTGCTAAGCACCTCGGTGTAGGTTCACCGGAGGATGAAAGCCAGAAAACGTGCGGTAACGTCCGTTCGAATAAGAAAACTGTTCCGGGTGTCATGAGCCAGCGTGGCTGTGCCTATGCCGGTTCCAAAGGGGTCGTCTGGGGTCCGGTCAAAGATATGGTTCATATCTCTCACGGTCCGATCGGCTGTGGTCAGTATTCACGTGCCGGCCGTCGTAACTACTACATAGGTACAACCGGTGTCGATACATTCGTTACGATGAACTTCTCTTCCGACTTCCAGGAAAAAGACATCGTCTTCGGCGGTGACAAGAAACTGGCTGTCTGTTTCGAAGAGATCGACGCGCTGTTCCCGCTGAACAACGGTATCACTGTCCAGTCTGAGTGTCCGATCGGTCTGATCGGTGACGACATCAACGCAACTTCTAAAGTTTACGCGAAGAAAACGGGTAACACGATCGTCCCGGTTAACTGTGAAGGTTTCCGCGGTGTTTCTCAGTCTCTGGGTCACCACATCGCGAACGACACTGTCCGTGACTACGTCTTTGACGGTAACGTTGAAACTCTGGGTGAGGCTATCGAGCCGACTGAGTATGACGTTGCGATCATCGGTGACTACAACATCGGTGGTGACGCATGGTCAAGCCGTATCCTTCTCGAAGAGATGGGTCTGCGTGTCACTGCCCAGTGGTCAGGCGATGCTACGCTCAAAGAAATGGCACAGACGCCGAAGGTTAAACTGAACCTCCTGCACTGCTACCGTTCTATGAACTACATCTCCCGTCACATGGAGAAAGAGTTCGGTATCCCCTGGGTTGAATACAACTTCTTCGGACCGACTCAGACATACAAATCTCTGCGCAAGATCGCTGCATTCTTCGACGAGAAGATCCAGGCGAAATGTGAAGAGGTTATCGCGAAGTACGAGCCGATGATCAATGCGGTTGTCGACAAATACAAGCCGCGCCTCGAAGGCAAGCAGGTCATGCTGTTCGTCGGTGGTCTCCGCCCGCGTCACGTTATCGGTGCCTACGAAGACCTCGGTATGGAAGTTATCGGTACGGGTTACGAATTCGCACACGACGACGACTACAAACGTACGAAAGACGAGATCATGCGTTCTACTGTCATCTACGATGACGTCAACGAATACGAGCTCGAAGCGTTCGTCAAGAAACTTGAGCCGGACCTCGTTGCTTCTGGTATCAAAGAGAAATACGTCTTCCAGAAAATGGGTCTGCCGTATCGCCAGATGCACTCTTGGGACTACAGCGGTCCGTACCACGGATTCGACGGTTTCGCGATCTTCGCAGCCGACATGGACCTCGCGATCAACTCTCCGGTATGGGGATATAGCAAAGCACCTTGGGAAACGGAAGGAGAAGCGTAA
- the nifH gene encoding nitrogenase iron protein, translating into MAELRQIAFYGKGGIGKSTTSQNTLASMAHYFDKNILIVGCDPKADSTRLILHEKAQSTILQLAAEMGTVEDLELEDAMKPGAGIFAPDAPGGWINCTESGGPEPGVGCAGRGVITAINFLEEEGAYEEEGLDFVSYDVLGDVVCGGFAMPIREGKAQEIYIVMSGEMMAMYAANNISKGILKYANTGGVRLAGLVCNARMTDKEYDLAIALAKDLGTQMIHFVPRNNIVQHAELRRMTVVEYSPSSDQALEYKELARKIISNDMKIIPTPLEMDDLEDLLMKYGLEDEADEENIGKAAEA; encoded by the coding sequence ATGGCTGAACTTCGTCAAATCGCATTCTATGGTAAAGGTGGGATTGGTAAATCTACTACTTCCCAAAACACGCTGGCTTCTATGGCTCACTACTTTGATAAGAACATCCTGATCGTTGGTTGTGACCCGAAAGCGGACTCAACTCGTCTGATCCTGCACGAGAAAGCACAGTCTACAATTCTGCAGCTTGCTGCTGAAATGGGTACTGTTGAGGACCTCGAACTCGAAGATGCAATGAAACCGGGTGCAGGTATTTTTGCTCCTGATGCACCGGGCGGCTGGATCAACTGTACTGAGTCTGGCGGACCAGAGCCGGGTGTTGGATGTGCAGGTCGCGGTGTTATTACTGCAATTAACTTCCTTGAGGAAGAAGGCGCTTACGAAGAAGAAGGTCTTGACTTCGTTTCTTACGACGTTCTCGGTGACGTTGTTTGTGGTGGTTTCGCTATGCCGATCCGCGAAGGTAAAGCTCAGGAAATCTACATCGTTATGTCTGGTGAGATGATGGCAATGTACGCTGCTAACAACATCTCCAAAGGTATTCTGAAGTATGCAAACACTGGTGGGGTTCGCCTTGCAGGTCTCGTTTGTAACGCTCGTATGACTGACAAAGAGTATGACCTGGCGATCGCGCTGGCAAAAGACCTCGGCACTCAGATGATCCACTTCGTACCGCGTAACAACATCGTTCAGCACGCTGAACTTCGCCGTATGACAGTTGTTGAGTACAGCCCGTCTTCTGACCAGGCTCTCGAGTACAAAGAACTTGCTCGCAAGATCATCAGCAACGACATGAAAATCATCCCGACTCCGCTCGAGATGGACGACCTCGAAGACCTTCTCATGAAGTACGGTCTTGAAGACGAGGCTGACGAAGAAAACATCGGTAAGGCTGCAGAAGCGTAA
- a CDS encoding GNAT family N-acetyltransferase, translating into MSEPQWETLRTWLMAQRAIAPEVKVPAEVKRLDLSNRALQSLPESFGLLSELVALNLGNNKLAALPESMASMTKLGNVDLRRNAFTAVPALLGALPIRSLNLSGNRISDVCELVRFTMLRVLDLSGNVLERFDNCLSVPNELRTLNLAGNYIKDIAAMLAQLTSVERLNLEGNLITSIPPEAAYLSSLLELELSDNRIETIDKAFFTLGVESVNLASNRIKEVTLHGLDELEVMTLDDNALSSLQIADDFAPYLRAFSCDGCGLTAFPMLPSTTLGSLCFSSNAISDVPETISRYTELYELDIDGNAIVDLPEELANMKSLKSLYIGDNPLNEHAKLVIEVLHPEICDINMKTGITIEAATEEDLPHMAELLGVLFAIEQDFEIDFDKQLSGITKLYGHEGTDLLVARHEGKVVGMLTMQRLISSAEGDYVGQIEDLVVLQEYRKMGVGSRLINKMRFMAQSYGYKRIQLAADIDNENAHNFYTRRGFRRTNLTVFHFKNNF; encoded by the coding sequence ATGTCCGAACCGCAATGGGAGACCCTGCGTACCTGGCTGATGGCGCAGCGGGCCATCGCACCGGAAGTCAAAGTCCCCGCCGAGGTGAAACGCCTCGATCTGAGCAACCGCGCGCTGCAGAGCCTGCCCGAGAGTTTCGGTCTGCTCAGCGAACTGGTTGCGCTCAACCTGGGCAACAACAAACTCGCTGCACTGCCCGAGTCCATGGCATCGATGACGAAACTGGGCAACGTCGACCTTCGGCGTAACGCCTTCACGGCCGTCCCGGCGCTGTTGGGGGCGCTGCCGATCCGTTCGCTCAACCTCAGCGGCAACCGTATCAGCGACGTTTGCGAGCTGGTCCGTTTCACGATGCTGCGTGTGCTCGATCTCAGCGGCAACGTGCTCGAGCGCTTCGACAACTGCCTGAGCGTTCCCAATGAACTGCGCACCCTCAACCTCGCGGGCAACTATATTAAAGATATTGCCGCCATGCTGGCCCAGCTGACTTCGGTCGAGCGTCTGAACCTCGAGGGAAACCTGATCACCTCTATCCCCCCGGAGGCGGCGTACCTCAGTTCGCTGCTGGAGCTGGAGCTCTCGGACAACCGCATCGAGACGATCGACAAAGCCTTTTTCACCCTGGGGGTCGAATCGGTCAACCTCGCATCGAACCGGATCAAGGAGGTGACACTGCACGGGCTGGATGAGCTAGAAGTCATGACGCTGGACGACAATGCACTCTCTTCGCTGCAAATTGCGGATGATTTCGCCCCCTATCTGCGCGCCTTCTCCTGTGACGGCTGCGGACTGACGGCCTTCCCGATGCTGCCGTCGACCACCCTGGGGTCGCTGTGCTTCTCTTCCAACGCCATTTCCGACGTGCCGGAGACGATCAGCCGTTATACGGAGCTGTACGAACTCGATATCGACGGCAATGCCATCGTCGACCTGCCGGAGGAGCTGGCGAACATGAAGAGCCTGAAATCCCTCTATATAGGAGACAACCCGCTTAATGAACATGCGAAGCTGGTGATCGAAGTGCTCCACCCGGAGATCTGTGACATCAATATGAAGACCGGCATCACGATCGAAGCCGCGACGGAGGAGGACCTTCCGCACATGGCCGAGTTGCTGGGGGTGCTCTTCGCCATCGAACAGGATTTCGAGATCGATTTCGACAAGCAGCTCTCCGGGATTACGAAACTCTACGGCCACGAGGGTACCGACCTGCTCGTCGCACGGCACGAGGGGAAGGTGGTCGGGATGCTGACGATGCAGCGCCTCATCTCCAGTGCCGAAGGCGATTACGTTGGACAGATCGAAGACCTGGTCGTCCTGCAGGAGTACCGGAAGATGGGGGTGGGCAGTCGTCTCATCAACAAAATGCGCTTTATGGCACAGTCGTACGGCTACAAACGCATCCAGCTCGCCGCGGATATCGACAATGAAAACGCCCATAACTTCTACACCCGCCGCGGCTTCCGCCGCACCAATCTCACCGTCTTTCATTTTAAAAATAATTTTTAA
- a CDS encoding CCE_0567 family metalloprotein: protein MSEEAKELKKELAKRKRLAVEIASEIHDIVEDTLWTDYVKMPELSEKLRAAVEDANTFKTENGL from the coding sequence ATGTCAGAAGAGGCAAAAGAACTGAAAAAAGAGCTGGCTAAGCGTAAACGTCTGGCGGTCGAGATCGCTTCGGAGATCCACGATATCGTCGAAGACACACTCTGGACCGATTACGTCAAAATGCCGGAACTGAGTGAAAAACTTCGCGCTGCAGTCGAAGACGCCAACACGTTCAAGACTGAAAACGGCCTTTGA
- a CDS encoding FeoA family protein yields the protein MCLLQMKVGEIAAVDAINVHGALRARLLAMGLMPNAQISIKHFGWFKSTVQVMINRTLVGLRKEEAALIEVHKVA from the coding sequence ATGTGTTTATTGCAGATGAAAGTCGGTGAAATAGCCGCGGTGGACGCCATCAATGTTCACGGTGCGCTTCGCGCTCGCCTGCTGGCGATGGGCCTGATGCCGAATGCACAGATCAGCATTAAGCATTTCGGCTGGTTCAAAAGTACCGTCCAGGTGATGATCAACCGTACCCTGGTCGGCCTCCGCAAAGAGGAAGCTGCCCTTATCGAGGTGCATAAAGTGGCCTGA
- a CDS encoding GNAT family N-acetyltransferase, translating to MFIGWLKFADVAELVKIADTVGWLADGYHIKLMMMHSPNLCYGAYEDGKLVGAIMSIGFTETAQMKYFMVRPEYQKQGIGKRLFQTLLGVLENDFRKIYLHANPDLVPFFEAHGFESNMEVGRFINVGKVPPFNFTNAHAKELDGGNFESAIHAIDHETFGEDRLAFLLDEMERTSSLKFTLPNAFQHSSVVNARHVYLGPWQVRQGHDDEAEKMMKGVLYFRGLKKVFADVPLGVKPVVDLYEKYHFKQQQKFVHMSKGGNSIKFENIYAFSL from the coding sequence ATGTTCATAGGATGGCTCAAATTCGCAGACGTCGCTGAACTGGTAAAGATTGCTGATACGGTGGGCTGGCTTGCCGACGGTTACCATATCAAACTGATGATGATGCACTCGCCCAACCTCTGCTACGGTGCGTACGAAGACGGCAAACTGGTGGGGGCGATCATGTCGATCGGCTTTACCGAAACGGCACAGATGAAATATTTTATGGTGCGTCCGGAGTACCAGAAGCAGGGAATAGGCAAACGCCTTTTCCAAACGCTTCTGGGGGTACTGGAGAACGATTTCCGCAAAATTTATCTCCATGCCAACCCGGACCTCGTACCGTTTTTCGAAGCCCACGGCTTTGAATCAAATATGGAAGTGGGCCGCTTCATCAATGTCGGCAAAGTGCCGCCGTTCAATTTTACCAATGCGCATGCCAAAGAGCTTGACGGCGGAAACTTCGAATCCGCCATCCATGCCATCGATCATGAAACGTTCGGCGAAGACCGCCTAGCCTTCCTGCTCGATGAGATGGAACGCACCAGCTCGCTCAAGTTCACGCTGCCGAATGCCTTTCAGCACTCCAGCGTCGTCAATGCCCGCCATGTCTATCTGGGCCCCTGGCAGGTACGCCAGGGCCATGACGACGAAGCGGAAAAAATGATGAAAGGGGTCCTCTATTTCCGGGGGCTCAAAAAGGTCTTTGCCGACGTTCCCCTCGGGGTGAAGCCGGTCGTTGATCTTTACGAGAAGTACCACTTCAAACAGCAGCAGAAGTTCGTCCACATGAGCAAGGGCGGCAATTCGATTAAGTTCGAAAACATTTACGCATTTTCACTTTAA
- the nifV gene encoding homocitrate synthase, giving the protein MEMALINDTTLRDGEQAPYVAFNTGEKIAIARALDACGADELEIGIPAMGTREQDDIRELLALGLEARMMTWNRATMRDLEASLECGVKAVDLSIPVSDILIDVKFGGDKSRMLSQLEAVIMAAKREGLYVCIGAEDSSRADLGFIADVMQLGHTLGADRFRYCDTVGILTPTRTYEAIKALVSLNLLPIEMHTHNDFGLANANALSGLDAGALSVNTTVIGLGERAGNASFEQISMALKHLYGDTRRIDAMQMRSLIAIVAEAAGVTIAPNAPIVGERLFAHESGIHADGMMKNSRAYEPFDAEEVGGLRAFPIGKHSGTGTVMYHLKQLGISAEKSALQSLLPRIREIVTSRKQVLDDMELVSLYRQSLCS; this is encoded by the coding sequence ATGGAAATGGCTTTGATCAACGACACGACGTTACGTGACGGTGAACAGGCGCCCTATGTGGCGTTCAACACCGGTGAAAAAATAGCGATCGCCCGCGCGCTTGATGCCTGCGGTGCCGATGAACTCGAGATCGGCATTCCCGCCATGGGAACGCGCGAACAGGATGACATCCGCGAACTGCTGGCCCTCGGGCTGGAGGCGCGGATGATGACCTGGAACCGTGCGACGATGCGCGACCTCGAGGCTTCGCTTGAATGTGGCGTGAAAGCCGTTGACCTTTCCATTCCCGTCTCGGATATTCTGATTGACGTTAAATTCGGCGGTGATAAAAGCCGGATGCTTTCGCAGCTCGAGGCAGTCATTATGGCCGCGAAACGCGAAGGACTCTATGTCTGTATCGGGGCCGAAGACAGCTCCCGTGCCGATCTTGGCTTTATTGCCGACGTGATGCAGCTGGGCCATACGCTCGGCGCTGACCGTTTCCGCTACTGCGATACCGTCGGGATTCTGACACCGACACGAACCTACGAAGCCATCAAGGCATTGGTTTCCCTCAATCTCCTTCCGATCGAAATGCACACGCACAATGATTTCGGTCTTGCCAATGCCAATGCGCTCAGCGGGTTGGATGCAGGTGCGCTCAGCGTCAATACGACGGTCATCGGTCTGGGCGAACGGGCGGGTAACGCTTCGTTCGAACAGATCTCCATGGCGCTCAAACACCTCTACGGCGATACGCGCCGCATCGATGCGATGCAGATGCGTTCGCTCATTGCCATCGTCGCTGAGGCGGCGGGCGTAACGATCGCGCCGAACGCCCCCATTGTCGGGGAGCGTCTCTTTGCCCATGAGAGCGGTATCCATGCTGACGGTATGATGAAGAACAGCCGTGCATACGAACCCTTCGATGCCGAAGAGGTCGGGGGACTGCGTGCTTTCCCTATCGGCAAGCATTCGGGTACCGGGACGGTCATGTACCATCTCAAACAGCTCGGCATCAGCGCCGAAAAGAGTGCACTGCAGTCTCTGCTGCCGCGCATTCGCGAAATCGTGACCTCGCGTAAGCAGGTCCTTGACGACATGGAGCTCGTATCTCTTTACAGGCAGAGCCTATGTTCATAG